The proteins below come from a single Aegilops tauschii subsp. strangulata cultivar AL8/78 chromosome 6, Aet v6.0, whole genome shotgun sequence genomic window:
- the LOC109754616 gene encoding serine/threonine/tyrosine-protein kinase HT1-like codes for MASCFRARRHPAAPVPPPLIPYESSYSEMEGAMENKRWNSLDSWSMLLDAGGGADQQQASSSAGEEWMADMSQLFLGNKFASGSNSRIYRGIYRQRAVAVKMVRLPERDEDRRRALEDQFNSEVTFLSRLRHPNVVQFVAACKRPPVYCIITEYMSQGTLRMYLHNKDPYSLSPETVLRLALDVARGMEYLHAQGVIHRDLKSHNLLLNDEMRVKVADFGTSCLEAHSSRAGAGAGPGAGGGGGGGGEGKGTNMGTYRWMAPEMVRDKPCTRKVDVYSFGIVLWELTTCLVPFQGMTPVQAAYAACEKNARPPLSPTCPPALNNLIKMCWAANPARRPEFSYVVSVLENYDHCLREGLPLVTPPSPVSSFLSIFKLGSCISTTNLPSMPVHV; via the coding sequence ATGGCTTCCTGCTTCCGGGCGCGTCGGCACCCGGCAGCGCCAGTACCGCCGCCGCTGATTCCGTACGAGTCGTCGTACTCGGAGATGGAGGGAGCGATGGAGAATAAGAGGTGGAACAGCCTCGACTCGTGGTCGATGCTGCTTGACGCGGGAGGCGGCGCGGACCAGCAGCAGGCGAGCTCGTCGGCGGGGGAGGAGTGGATGGCGGACATGTCGCAGCTCTTCCTCGGGAACAAGTTCGCATCGGGGTCCAACAGCCGCATCTATCGCGGCATCTACCGACAGCGCGCGGTGGCCGTCAAGATGGTGCGCCTCCCGGAGCGCGACGAGGACCGGCGGCGCGCGCTGGAGGACCAGTTCAACTCGGAGGTGACCTTCCTCTCGCGGCTCCGCCACCCCAACGTGGTGCAGTTCGTCGCCGCCTGCAAGCGCCCGCCCGTGTACTGCATCATCACCGAGTACATGTCGCAGGGCACGCTCCGCATGTACCTCCACAACAAGGACCCCTACTCGCTCTCGCCGGAGACCGTGCTCCGCCTCGCGCTCGACGTCGCCCGCGGCATGGAGTACCTCCACGCGCAGGGCGTCATCCACCGCGACCTCAAGTCGCACAACCTGCTGCTCAACGACGAGATGCGCGTTAAGGTCGCCGACTTCGGCACCTCATGCCTAGAGGCGCACAGCTCACGCGCCGGCGCCGGAGCGGGACCGGGAGccggaggcggtggcggcggcggcggcgaagggaaGGGTACCAACATGGGCACGTACAGGTGGATGGCACCCGAGATGGTCCGTGACAAGCCGTGCACCCGCAAGGTGGATGTGTACAGCTTCGGCATCGTGCTGTGGGAGCTCACCACCTGTCTCGTGCCGTTCCAGGGCATGACCCCCGTCCAGGCCGCCTACGCCGCCTGCGAGAAGAACGCTCGGCCGCCGTTGTCGCCGACGTGCCCGCCGGCgctcaacaacctcatcaagatGTGCTGGGCCGCCAACCCGGCCAGGCGTCCTGAGTTTAGCTACGTCGTGTCCGTGCTGGAGAACTACGATCACTGCCTCCGGGAAGGGCTCCCGCTGGTTACGCCGCCGTCGCCAGTGTCCTCGTTTCTCAGCATCTTCAAGCTCGGCTCCTGCATAAGCACCACCAACCTCCCCTCCATGCCCGTCCACGTCTAA